The proteins below come from a single bacterium genomic window:
- the pstA gene encoding phosphate ABC transporter permease PstA, translating into MTDRIMGWVCLAAILIAVAPLASVLGYVVLQGASALNWAFFTHLPAPVGEPGGGMANAIAGTLTLIGLASCVGVPVGILGGLFLAEGGDGRLGWWIRFTADVLNGVPSIVIGVFVYTLVVVPMHRFSALAGGLALGFMMVPLVMRTTEEMVRLVPSSLREASLALGIRWWVTSLRVILRTATAGVITGIMLAIARIGGETAPLLFTAFNNQYWQAGLDQPISTLTVQLFTYSIAPYDDWHRQAWAAALVLMTITLLLSVGARAAGRQRFRVGGR; encoded by the coding sequence GTGACGGACCGGATCATGGGCTGGGTGTGCCTCGCGGCGATTCTCATCGCGGTCGCCCCCCTGGCGAGTGTGTTGGGCTACGTCGTCCTCCAGGGCGCGTCGGCGCTGAACTGGGCGTTCTTCACCCATCTTCCCGCGCCCGTCGGCGAGCCGGGCGGAGGGATGGCCAACGCCATCGCCGGGACTCTGACGTTGATCGGGCTCGCCTCGTGCGTCGGCGTCCCCGTCGGGATCCTGGGGGGCCTCTTTCTGGCCGAGGGCGGCGACGGACGGCTGGGATGGTGGATCCGCTTCACGGCCGACGTGCTGAACGGCGTCCCGAGCATCGTGATCGGCGTTTTCGTCTATACGCTCGTCGTGGTCCCGATGCATCGATTTTCGGCCCTGGCCGGCGGGCTGGCCCTGGGCTTCATGATGGTCCCGCTGGTGATGCGGACCACGGAGGAGATGGTGCGGCTGGTGCCATCGTCGCTGCGGGAAGCGTCGCTGGCGCTCGGCATCCGGTGGTGGGTGACAAGCCTGCGGGTCATCCTCCGCACCGCGACGGCCGGCGTGATCACCGGCATCATGCTCGCCATCGCACGCATCGGGGGCGAGACGGCGCCGCTCTTGTTCACCGCGTTCAACAACCAGTACTGGCAGGCGGGCCTGGACCAGCCGATCTCGACGCTCACGGTGCAGTTGTTCACCTACTCGATCGCGCCGTACGACGACTGGCACCGGCAGGCGTGGGCGGCGGCGCTCGTTTTGATGACGATCACGCTCCTCCTGAGCGTGGGAGCGCGCGCGGCGGGCCGCCAGCGGTTTCGAGTGGGGGGGAGGTAG
- the pstB gene encoding phosphate ABC transporter ATP-binding protein PstB, giving the protein MTLWDHAISSALAKGQAVDTNAPSQLVTQDLHAYFGRTHAVKGMSLTIATKRITAIIGPSGCGKSTFLRCLNRMHEVVPGARMAGRVLLDGDDIYAPSVDPVEVRRRVGMVFQRANPFPTMSIYDNVVVGLRLNGIRDRRMLDEVAERSLRQAALWDEVKDVLARPGTSLSGGQQQRLCIARALAVQPEVLLMDEPASALDPGSTLKIEELARTLRETLTIVIVTHNMQQAARVSDSTAFMLAGELIEYGPTAEIFTRPKERQTEDYVTGRFG; this is encoded by the coding sequence ATGACACTGTGGGACCACGCCATTTCCTCGGCGCTGGCCAAGGGGCAGGCCGTCGACACCAACGCTCCGTCGCAGCTGGTGACCCAGGACCTCCATGCCTACTTCGGGCGCACCCATGCCGTGAAGGGGATGTCCCTCACTATCGCCACGAAGCGAATCACCGCGATCATCGGTCCGTCCGGGTGCGGCAAATCGACGTTTCTGCGGTGTCTCAACCGCATGCACGAGGTCGTGCCCGGCGCGCGCATGGCGGGCCGCGTGCTTCTCGACGGCGACGACATCTACGCCCCGAGCGTGGATCCGGTCGAGGTGCGCCGCCGCGTCGGCATGGTGTTTCAGCGGGCCAACCCGTTTCCGACGATGTCGATCTACGACAACGTCGTCGTCGGCCTCCGGCTGAACGGCATCCGCGACCGCCGCATGCTCGACGAGGTCGCCGAGCGGAGCCTCCGGCAGGCCGCGCTGTGGGACGAAGTCAAAGACGTCCTGGCCAGGCCCGGAACGAGTTTGTCCGGCGGCCAGCAGCAGCGGCTGTGCATCGCCCGGGCCCTCGCCGTGCAGCCGGAGGTGCTGCTGATGGACGAGCCGGCGTCCGCCCTCGACCCCGGCTCGACGTTGAAAATCGAAGAGCTGGCCAGGACACTGCGGGAGACGTTGACGATCGTCATCGTGACGCACAACATGCAGCAGGCCGCGCGCGTCTCCGATAGCACCGCCTTCATGCTGGCGGGCGAACTCATCGAGTACGGCCCGACGGCGGAGATCTTCACGCGGCCCAAGGAACGGCAGACGGAAGACTACGTCACCGGCCGGTTCGGCTGA
- the phoU gene encoding phosphate signaling complex protein PhoU, with amino-acid sequence MQTRETFDRELTSLRDDLLRMGALVEEAVRRSIEALRARSVEMAEEIIAADNSIDALHLELEERCLMLMATQQPMAKDLRTIAAVWAMTMDLERIGDHAEDIARATKRMAGQPLLKPLIDIPRMADMVQRMLRTGLDAFVRRDVDLAQQMAAADDEVDHLYGQVFRELLTYMIEDPRNIQRATYLLVSAQALERMGDHATNIAERVIYMVTGTLKELNV; translated from the coding sequence GTGCAAACGCGAGAGACGTTCGATCGGGAACTGACGAGTCTCCGCGACGATCTGCTTCGCATGGGCGCGCTCGTCGAGGAGGCGGTGCGCCGCTCGATCGAGGCGCTGCGCGCGCGCAGCGTCGAGATGGCCGAGGAGATCATCGCCGCGGACAACTCGATCGACGCGCTGCACCTGGAGCTGGAAGAACGGTGCCTCATGCTGATGGCGACCCAGCAGCCCATGGCGAAGGACCTGCGGACGATCGCCGCGGTGTGGGCGATGACGATGGATCTCGAGCGCATCGGCGACCACGCGGAGGACATCGCCCGGGCGACGAAGCGCATGGCAGGCCAGCCGCTGCTCAAGCCCCTCATCGACATTCCGCGGATGGCGGACATGGTGCAGCGGATGCTCCGGACGGGCCTGGACGCGTTCGTGCGGCGCGACGTCGACCTGGCGCAGCAGATGGCGGCCGCGGACGATGAGGTCGACCACCTCTACGGCCAGGTGTTCCGCGAGTTGCTGACCTACATGATCGAGGATCCCCGCAACATCCAGCGCGCGACGTATCTCCTGGTTTCGGCCCAGGCGCTCGAGCGGATGGGAGACCACGCCACGAACATCGCCGAGCGCGTCATCTACATGGTGACGGGCACCCTGAAGGAGCTGAACGTCTAA
- a CDS encoding phosphomannomutase/phosphoglucomutase yields MWPHRPAQTRAAEIFRECDIRGIFGRGLDVETGEAIGRAFGTLLDGTAPGAIVCGHDNRTSSEALYGAAIHGLTRAGRDVAAIGLAVTPMMYFAVHHFRARGGVMVTASHNPPEFNGIKLADGPGTLYGDQIQRLRHIAQSGVFADGEGTVAMQEVRGAYTAMLVDKIRLGPQRLRVVVDCGNGTAGAFTPAILRRWGCEVVPLYCDLDPAFPHHHPDPVDPRNMADLIRAVRTERADLGIGLDGDGDRIGVVDDRGAILPGDLLMALFWREVLRAHPGSTALVEVKCSQALVDEIRRLGGRPEWTRTGHSLIKARMREAGAFFAGEMSGHMFFADEYYGYDDAIYAAGRLLRLLSRTDRPLSALAAEFPRYHTTAEIRVACPDERKFAIVASLTAEFRRRYEVIDVDGARAVFPDGWALVRASNTEPALVIRAEGATAAALGRATAVLDAALRGYPEVAPIPWKG; encoded by the coding sequence TTGTGGCCGCATCGCCCCGCGCAGACGCGCGCCGCGGAGATATTCCGGGAATGCGACATCCGCGGGATCTTCGGCCGCGGGCTCGACGTCGAAACGGGCGAGGCCATCGGCCGGGCGTTCGGCACGCTCCTCGACGGGACCGCCCCGGGTGCCATCGTCTGCGGTCACGACAACCGGACCAGTTCGGAGGCCCTCTACGGGGCGGCGATCCACGGCCTGACCCGCGCGGGCCGGGACGTCGCGGCGATCGGCCTCGCCGTGACCCCGATGATGTACTTCGCGGTGCACCACTTCCGCGCGCGGGGCGGGGTGATGGTGACGGCCAGCCACAACCCGCCCGAGTTCAACGGCATCAAACTCGCGGACGGGCCGGGGACGCTGTACGGCGACCAGATTCAGCGCCTGCGGCACATCGCGCAGAGCGGGGTGTTCGCGGACGGCGAGGGGACCGTGGCGATGCAGGAAGTCCGGGGGGCCTACACGGCGATGCTGGTCGACAAGATCCGGCTCGGCCCGCAGCGGCTCCGCGTCGTCGTGGACTGCGGGAACGGGACCGCGGGTGCGTTCACGCCGGCGATCCTGCGGCGGTGGGGATGCGAGGTGGTCCCGCTGTACTGCGATCTCGACCCCGCCTTTCCGCATCATCACCCCGACCCCGTGGACCCCCGCAACATGGCCGACCTGATCCGCGCCGTCCGGACCGAACGCGCCGATCTCGGGATCGGCCTGGACGGGGACGGCGACCGCATCGGCGTGGTCGACGACCGCGGCGCCATCCTGCCGGGGGATCTCCTGATGGCGCTGTTCTGGCGGGAAGTCCTGCGCGCGCATCCGGGGTCGACGGCGCTCGTCGAAGTCAAGTGCTCGCAGGCGCTCGTGGACGAGATCCGGCGGCTGGGCGGGCGCCCGGAGTGGACCCGCACCGGGCATTCGTTGATCAAGGCGCGGATGCGGGAGGCGGGCGCGTTCTTCGCCGGCGAGATGTCCGGCCACATGTTCTTCGCCGACGAGTACTACGGCTACGACGACGCCATCTACGCGGCGGGCCGGCTGCTCCGCCTGCTCTCCCGCACCGACCGCCCGCTGTCGGCCCTCGCCGCGGAGTTCCCCCGCTACCACACGACGGCGGAGATTCGCGTGGCCTGCCCGGACGAGCGAAAATTCGCGATCGTCGCATCACTCACCGCCGAGTTCCGGCGCCGGTACGAGGTGATCGACGTGGACGGGGCGCGGGCGGTCTTTCCCGACGGGTGGGCGCTGGTGCGCGCCAGCAACACGGAGCCGGCCCTCGTGATCCGGGCGGAGGGCGCCACCGCGGCCGCGCTGGGCCGCGCGACGGCGGTGCTGGACGCGGCGCTCCGCGGTTACCCCGAGGTCGCGCCGATTCCCTGGAAGGGATAG
- a CDS encoding M20/M25/M40 family metallo-hydrolase: MSAPDSRRLAEGSQDEIVALARDLVRIDTTNTGVMPTGNETEAATHLARTLRAAGIESEIAGRVPERGNLVARLPGRSGRIALVLASHTDVVPAGAPEQWTHPPFDAVVSHGHLLGRGAADMKGTVAAQTMALILLRRLGAPLAHGVHFVCVADEEAGGSYGMGWVVRERADWVRGGLCLNEGGGFFVPVEGRDWCILGVGEKGRFEIAATFHGRGAHAARPWQGDNAFYKAAAALDRLRGYEAERDTRGPVFGALSRLTGPVTPSNVDEVIARLTPGSPRLADHLRQVSRMLATPTLIAGGVKSNSVPDACRLTCDVRALPHQGPPYVEAEVRRLLGEADVRVEQTAVANTSPATEPVLAAFADALRRALDRPVELVPSLSGGFTDSRFVRELGVPAYGFSPGHPDSDPGRHHAHGPNEAVAIRDLVLQTAVYLDLAYRYAAAA; encoded by the coding sequence ATGTCCGCCCCGGACTCCCGCCGCCTCGCGGAAGGGTCGCAGGATGAGATTGTGGCTCTGGCCCGCGACCTCGTGCGGATCGACACGACCAATACCGGCGTGATGCCCACGGGCAACGAGACCGAGGCCGCGACGCATCTGGCGCGGACGCTGCGCGCGGCCGGCATCGAGTCGGAGATCGCGGGACGCGTCCCGGAGCGCGGCAACCTCGTGGCACGGCTCCCCGGACGCAGCGGACGGATCGCGCTTGTCCTGGCGTCGCATACGGACGTCGTGCCGGCGGGCGCACCCGAGCAGTGGACCCACCCGCCGTTCGACGCCGTCGTCTCGCACGGCCACCTCCTGGGCCGCGGCGCGGCGGACATGAAGGGGACCGTCGCCGCGCAGACGATGGCCCTCATCCTGCTGCGGCGCCTCGGGGCGCCGCTCGCGCACGGCGTCCATTTCGTCTGCGTCGCGGACGAAGAGGCGGGCGGGTCGTACGGGATGGGGTGGGTCGTCCGCGAACGCGCGGATTGGGTGCGCGGCGGCCTCTGCCTCAACGAAGGCGGCGGATTTTTCGTCCCGGTGGAGGGCCGCGACTGGTGCATCCTCGGCGTGGGGGAGAAGGGCCGGTTCGAGATCGCGGCGACCTTTCACGGCCGCGGGGCTCATGCCGCGCGGCCGTGGCAGGGGGACAACGCCTTCTACAAGGCGGCGGCCGCCCTCGACCGCCTGCGCGGCTACGAGGCGGAGCGCGATACGCGCGGTCCCGTCTTCGGCGCGCTGAGCCGCCTCACCGGCCCCGTGACCCCGTCCAACGTGGACGAGGTGATCGCGCGCCTCACCCCCGGAAGCCCGCGCCTCGCCGATCACCTGCGCCAGGTGTCGCGCATGCTGGCGACGCCGACGCTGATCGCCGGCGGCGTGAAGTCGAACAGCGTTCCCGACGCCTGCCGGCTCACCTGCGACGTGCGCGCGCTCCCGCATCAGGGCCCCCCGTACGTCGAGGCGGAGGTGCGCCGGCTGCTCGGCGAGGCGGACGTCCGCGTCGAGCAGACCGCGGTGGCCAACACGTCGCCGGCCACCGAGCCGGTCCTCGCGGCGTTCGCGGACGCCCTCCGGCGGGCGCTCGACCGGCCGGTCGAGCTCGTGCCGAGCCTCAGCGGAGGGTTCACCGATTCGCGCTTCGTTCGCGAGCTCGGCGTGCCGGCCTACGGGTTCTCGCCGGGCCATCCCGACAGCGATCCCGGCCGCCACCACGCGCACGGCCCGAACGAGGCGGTCGCGATCCGCGATCTCGTGCTGCAGACCGCCGTGTACCTCGACCTCGCCTACCGCTACGCCGCCGCGGCCTGA
- a CDS encoding Lrp/AsnC ligand binding domain-containing protein, whose protein sequence is MFTAFVMIQAERRRIPDVARRLAEIPGVEEVYSVTGEWDIIAVLKLRDYDELADLVTSRMTEVPGIVRTNTHLAFRAFPQSLLERPFSLGLEEPDRGGQGGGSGTTADGMG, encoded by the coding sequence ATGTTCACCGCGTTTGTGATGATTCAGGCGGAACGCCGGCGGATTCCGGACGTCGCCCGCCGGCTCGCCGAGATCCCGGGCGTCGAGGAAGTGTACTCGGTCACCGGCGAGTGGGACATCATCGCCGTGCTGAAACTGCGCGACTACGACGAGCTCGCGGATCTCGTCACCAGCCGAATGACGGAGGTGCCCGGGATCGTCCGCACGAACACGCACCTCGCCTTCCGCGCGTTCCCGCAGTCGCTCCTCGAGCGGCCGTTCTCGCTGGGGTTGGAGGAACCGGATCGCGGCGGGCAGGGCGGCGGGAGCGGGACCACGGCGGATGGGATGGGGTGA